The following coding sequences are from one Megamonas funiformis window:
- the addB gene encoding helicase-exonuclease AddAB subunit AddB: MLEFIIGRAGSGKTTACLNAIKEKLIHSPTGKPLVILLPDHMTFAIERQLALELKDYGGFTRAYVLGMSRLAYQVLMRCGGILHPHLNEIGKELLLSRVLSSTKLSILAKAARQHHFTASVSQIIEEFKTSGISVTTLQDILALIDNDSLKQKLSDLTSIYAGLDEQMAGRYHDSEDMMELAIKKLPECTWLQDAEIWIDGFDAFNPQHFRVVEQLLALASDIHLTLCINNLNDIEHEAPTALFHRQFNVFQQINNMTKKLAIPTKITTLTANHRHKQQDLAFIEEQLFKFPLTKRNYTGGLQIVEAPNRRLECEAVACDILRLCHEENYRHYDIGILIRSSEDYSELLQAVLNDFNIPYFSDSKRQTAHHPLAELIRSSLESISTWQYEPLFRAFKTDFFNDKYLQTLKNLEENTDEINLNLTEQKAIARKAIDKLENYVLAFGIRGRNRWCEESDWRFSHHKQIDSMGTDLEEEANFTAINLTRRSLVAPLEKFYTACQNSQTIEEYTLALYDFLLDLQIPTQLQLWEKIAQEQNDIALAKEHHQIWDNIIELMDQLVQTCGKDYINLENYLKLINDGLDSIQIALIPPGYDYVTLAPFEHNTLNNKKAIYILGANEKIMPRHSKTEGILSDAERLLMASLGLNISSGTMEDNFAERYLLYKGFSLATDYLWVSYALADGEGAGLNKSILITRLQKILPKAKFTAIPLDKIISYPSDFTLEENPLDSSFAIKTMQVSSTRKTLSHLTSALRQARDGEDLASFWQDVYNYLLTADVPLSTALQSIFAQAPKPVLPSDLASKLYTKRKTLRGSVTRFEQFFNCPFKHFAHYALNLQERKEFKFAAPDLGILLHAIMHQFGEILVKRQISWQDVTHEQCQQICKQIIKTIAPKLQNEILLSSNRYRHLLQRIEQLSIDSLMRLVEFAKHSEFSPKALEQDFGANSSMPPLLFTDEDNHKIEIIGQIDRIDFNDNYYLVIDYKSGNAFINLLQVYYGLKLQLLTYLLVAQNTTLQLYNMENAIPAGILYCFLKTPVITGTNKLSVQQIKTEIEKKMRMPGWVLADPEIIKKIDDSSNFIKVRLNKNQDDVSAQSRSYVKTAEEFDLLMKHIENTLKEAGSEILKGNADIAPYKLKDETACKYCPYIAICRFDKYISGYNYREINQLNDEEIIEKLKQKEGFSCLGQHSNNNL, from the coding sequence TTTAAATGCCATTAAAGAAAAATTAATCCATTCACCAACAGGGAAACCTCTAGTTATATTATTGCCTGACCATATGACTTTTGCGATTGAACGTCAATTAGCTTTGGAATTAAAAGATTATGGCGGTTTTACTAGAGCTTATGTCTTAGGCATGAGCAGACTTGCCTATCAAGTATTAATGCGTTGCGGTGGGATACTCCATCCACATCTCAATGAAATCGGTAAGGAATTATTATTATCTAGAGTTTTAAGTTCTACAAAACTCTCTATCTTAGCCAAGGCTGCTCGCCAACATCATTTCACAGCTTCTGTATCACAAATCATTGAAGAATTCAAAACTTCTGGTATCAGCGTTACTACTTTGCAAGATATTTTAGCGCTTATTGATAATGATTCACTCAAACAAAAATTGAGCGATTTGACTTCTATTTACGCTGGTCTTGATGAACAGATGGCTGGTCGTTATCACGATAGCGAAGATATGATGGAACTTGCGATCAAAAAATTACCTGAATGTACATGGCTTCAAGATGCTGAAATCTGGATAGATGGTTTTGATGCTTTCAATCCTCAACATTTTCGCGTAGTCGAACAATTATTAGCATTAGCCAGTGATATTCATTTAACGTTATGCATCAATAATTTAAATGATATTGAACATGAAGCACCTACTGCTTTATTTCATCGCCAATTCAATGTATTTCAACAGATAAATAATATGACTAAAAAATTAGCTATACCTACAAAGATAACTACACTTACAGCAAATCACCGCCATAAACAACAAGATTTAGCCTTTATCGAAGAGCAATTATTTAAATTTCCTTTGACGAAAAGAAATTATACTGGCGGTCTTCAAATAGTCGAAGCACCTAACCGCCGTTTGGAATGTGAAGCTGTCGCCTGTGATATTTTGCGTCTATGTCACGAAGAAAATTATCGCCATTATGATATCGGTATTTTAATCCGCAGTAGTGAAGATTATAGCGAATTATTGCAAGCTGTCTTGAATGATTTTAATATTCCTTATTTCAGCGATAGTAAGCGACAAACTGCTCATCATCCTCTAGCTGAATTAATCCGCTCTAGTCTAGAATCTATTTCTACATGGCAATATGAACCATTATTTCGAGCTTTTAAGACTGATTTCTTCAATGATAAATATTTGCAAACGCTTAAAAATCTCGAAGAAAATACAGATGAAATAAATTTAAATTTGACAGAACAAAAAGCTATCGCTCGTAAAGCTATTGATAAATTAGAAAATTACGTCTTGGCTTTTGGTATTCGCGGTCGCAATCGCTGGTGTGAAGAAAGCGATTGGCGTTTTTCTCATCATAAACAGATTGACTCTATGGGTACAGATCTGGAAGAAGAAGCTAATTTCACTGCTATAAATCTAACTAGACGCAGTTTAGTCGCTCCTTTAGAAAAATTCTACACTGCTTGCCAAAATTCGCAGACTATCGAAGAATATACGCTTGCCCTATATGATTTTCTGCTTGATTTACAAATACCGACTCAATTGCAATTATGGGAAAAAATAGCCCAAGAACAAAATGATATTGCCCTTGCCAAAGAACATCATCAAATCTGGGATAATATCATTGAATTGATGGATCAATTAGTGCAGACATGTGGCAAAGATTATATCAATCTTGAAAATTATTTAAAATTAATCAATGATGGCTTAGATAGTATCCAGATTGCTTTAATACCACCTGGCTATGATTATGTTACACTTGCACCATTTGAGCATAATACTTTAAACAACAAGAAAGCTATTTATATTTTAGGTGCTAATGAAAAAATCATGCCTCGCCATAGTAAAACAGAAGGTATCTTAAGTGATGCTGAACGTTTATTGATGGCAAGTCTAGGGCTGAATATCTCTAGCGGTACAATGGAAGATAATTTTGCCGAAAGATATCTTCTCTACAAAGGCTTTTCCTTAGCTACAGATTATCTTTGGGTATCCTATGCTCTAGCTGACGGTGAAGGAGCTGGACTGAATAAATCCATCTTGATAACTAGATTGCAAAAGATTTTGCCTAAAGCAAAGTTCACAGCCATTCCTCTAGATAAAATAATCTCTTATCCAAGTGATTTTACGCTAGAAGAAAATCCTTTAGATAGCTCATTTGCGATAAAGACCATGCAAGTATCTTCAACAAGAAAGACACTTAGCCATTTGACTTCCGCTCTTCGCCAAGCTCGTGATGGTGAAGATTTAGCGTCATTTTGGCAAGATGTCTATAATTATCTCTTAACTGCTGATGTGCCTTTATCTACAGCACTACAAAGTATTTTCGCCCAAGCACCAAAACCTGTATTGCCATCTGATTTAGCTAGTAAATTATATACGAAACGCAAAACACTTCGTGGCAGTGTAACACGCTTTGAACAATTCTTTAATTGCCCATTCAAACATTTTGCTCATTATGCTCTAAATCTACAAGAACGCAAAGAATTTAAATTTGCCGCTCCAGATTTAGGAATTTTACTCCATGCCATCATGCACCAATTCGGAGAAATCCTCGTGAAGCGACAAATATCATGGCAAGATGTAACTCATGAACAATGTCAACAAATCTGCAAACAAATCATCAAGACAATTGCTCCTAAATTGCAAAATGAAATTCTCTTAAGCTCCAATCGCTATAGACATCTTTTGCAAAGAATTGAGCAATTATCCATTGATTCTTTGATGCGTCTAGTGGAATTTGCCAAACACAGTGAATTTTCACCTAAAGCTTTAGAGCAAGATTTCGGTGCTAATAGCTCCATGCCTCCTTTATTATTCACAGATGAAGATAATCACAAAATAGAAATCATTGGACAGATTGACCGCATTGATTTTAATGATAATTACTATCTAGTCATTGACTATAAATCAGGCAATGCTTTTATTAATCTACTACAAGTATATTATGGCTTGAAATTACAGCTTTTGACTTATCTTTTAGTAGCTCAAAATACTACTTTGCAATTATATAATATGGAAAATGCCATTCCTGCTGGTATTTTATATTGCTTTTTAAAAACACCTGTCATCACAGGTACTAATAAATTATCCGTTCAACAAATTAAAACAGAAATTGAAAAGAAAATGCGTATGCCAGGCTGGGTACTAGCAGATCCAGAAATCATCAAAAAAATTGATGACTCTTCTAATTTTATCAAAGTGCGTTTAAATAAAAATCAAGATGATGTCTCCGCTCAAAGTCGTTCCTATGTAAAAACAGCAGAAGAATTCGATTTATTGATGAAACATATCGAAAATACTTTAAAAGAAGCTGGCAGTGAAATTTTAAAGGGCAATGCTGATATCGCACCGTATAAATTAAAAGATGAAACGGCTTGCAAATACTGTCCATATATCGCCATCTGTCGTTTTGATAAATATATCTCCGGCTATAATTATCGAGAGATAAATCAACTCAATGACGAAGAAATCATTGAAAAATTAAAACAGAAAGAAGGATTTTCATGCCTTGGTCAGCACAGCAACAACAATCTATAA
- the addA gene encoding helicase-exonuclease AddAB subunit AddA, translating into MPWSAQQQQSINTYDKNILVAAAAGSGKTSVLVERVIQRIVNKTCDINQILVVTFTNAAAAEMRERIASAITEKLSDKDKERQLVLLNASSISTLHAFCQNIIRQYFHQLGLDPKFRLANPQEIELLKLDVLEELFETNYDKDDNEDFLEFTDTYGNERGDDSTYDIILKLYEYSRSQPFPLQWLKALPSYFQINNADELNDCPWLQIIKDNVKDGLNIAIDNSQKMYQLATDLNLPPYADIASEDLAFLYDLNNLIDTSWQEFFNLINEFKFKALRISKKFSVNEEDKATISALRDETKKIIKQLKEHYFTQTIEDTLSDMPQLYKQANSLCNITIEFSQAFSKAKNERSLVDFSDLEHFTLKLLTEENSTAEKLIPSSIAQTLQEKYVEIMVDEYQDTNGVQEAILNLIASRTKPNLFFVGDVKQSIYKFRLAEPELFLAKYHQYPHEEDCLRIDLAQNFRSRKEILDGVNFIFSQIMTTKAGELSYGKDEALYCGFDYPQSEFLTLKSPIELTLLDKQQKLTLTDNDDSDNEDTVQGFQAEAKYIALRIKELMNKQPLVFDKHTKTYRPIKWKDIVILLRSVQDKAKILADVLREDNIPVYATIETGYFQETEVRIMLSLLQIIDNPQQDIPLTAILYSPIFNFTVEDLAHIRLINPQLNMYETLLFMTSINELQEQLLPVDKKVFAKLQIKVNDFLTKLHYWRDYARSHSVPELIWLLLNDTGYYDYVGGLPEGSVRQANLRALYDRAFNYEQTSFRGLFRFLRFIHKMQHMGNDLAVARNLSDSEDVVRIMSIHKSKGLEFPLVILADIGKQFNLKDVQESVLFHKKLGLGLYVNDVKHHYRYQNLSRQAIIQQIVKEYKAEEMRILYVAMTRAREKLILTGTVRNMEKFAQYACSQLQTTTKTLPDYFIMQAKSYLDWLAPTIARHKDGLVLRQSATNESAVLLDDPSQWQISLINSLDVTDKTIISTVNEDIINKVKKLQPLPATKQKDNIDKLLNWSYPHQEALSIPAKLSVTEIKQQFASTDYAPQDDNAQTLFEETSFKRPQFLQKQTKMTATEYGSLMHTVMQHLDFHGDLSDKGILAQLQNLADREIIDKQHINKIYRKNIREFLFSPLGMRIQKAKSLQRELAFNRMINAQIYYPQAEDNDTIFIQGIIDLLVEEDDGLILLDYKTDNCTQTEAKAKYAMQIELYAQAASEIMRKPIKEKYLYLFHDASLIKM; encoded by the coding sequence ATGCCTTGGTCAGCACAGCAACAACAATCTATAAATACTTATGATAAAAATATCCTCGTAGCCGCAGCTGCTGGCTCAGGGAAAACTTCTGTATTAGTAGAGCGTGTAATTCAACGCATTGTGAATAAAACATGCGACATCAATCAAATACTTGTCGTTACTTTCACTAATGCAGCCGCAGCTGAAATGCGTGAACGTATAGCCAGTGCCATCACAGAGAAATTATCCGATAAAGATAAAGAGCGTCAACTCGTATTATTAAACGCTTCTTCAATCTCCACACTTCATGCTTTTTGTCAAAATATCATTCGCCAATATTTCCATCAATTAGGTTTAGATCCTAAATTTCGTCTTGCTAATCCTCAAGAAATTGAATTATTAAAACTCGATGTGCTTGAAGAACTCTTTGAAACGAATTATGACAAAGATGATAATGAAGACTTTCTAGAATTTACTGACACCTATGGCAATGAACGTGGCGATGATAGCACCTATGATATTATCTTAAAACTATATGAATACTCTCGCAGTCAGCCTTTTCCTTTACAATGGCTGAAAGCTCTACCTTCATATTTTCAAATCAATAATGCTGATGAACTCAATGATTGCCCATGGCTACAGATAATCAAAGACAATGTCAAAGATGGTTTAAATATAGCCATAGACAATAGCCAAAAGATGTATCAATTAGCTACAGACTTAAACTTACCACCTTATGCAGATATCGCCAGTGAAGATTTAGCTTTTCTTTATGATTTAAATAACTTAATCGACACTTCATGGCAGGAATTTTTTAATTTAATCAATGAATTTAAATTTAAAGCTCTGCGAATTTCTAAAAAATTCTCTGTAAATGAAGAAGATAAAGCTACCATCTCCGCTCTTCGTGATGAAACTAAGAAAATCATCAAGCAATTAAAAGAGCATTATTTTACGCAAACTATTGAAGATACACTCTCTGATATGCCTCAATTGTATAAACAAGCCAATAGTTTATGTAATATAACCATAGAATTTTCTCAAGCTTTTAGTAAAGCTAAAAATGAACGCTCTTTAGTCGATTTTTCCGACCTTGAACATTTCACTTTGAAATTGCTCACTGAAGAAAATTCTACTGCTGAAAAACTGATACCTTCATCAATCGCCCAGACACTACAAGAAAAATATGTAGAAATCATGGTCGATGAATACCAAGATACAAACGGAGTTCAAGAAGCTATTTTAAATCTAATCGCTTCACGCACTAAACCAAATTTATTTTTTGTCGGCGATGTAAAACAAAGCATTTATAAATTCCGTTTAGCTGAGCCAGAATTATTCTTAGCTAAATATCATCAATATCCTCATGAAGAAGATTGTCTTCGCATTGATTTAGCCCAAAACTTCCGCAGTCGCAAGGAAATCCTTGATGGTGTCAATTTCATCTTTTCCCAAATCATGACTACAAAAGCTGGAGAATTATCTTATGGTAAAGATGAAGCCTTATACTGCGGTTTTGATTATCCTCAAAGTGAATTTTTGACTTTAAAATCACCGATTGAATTAACTTTATTGGACAAACAGCAAAAATTAACTTTAACTGATAATGACGATAGTGATAATGAAGACACTGTACAAGGCTTTCAAGCTGAAGCTAAATATATTGCTCTTCGCATAAAAGAATTGATGAATAAACAGCCCCTTGTCTTTGATAAACATACAAAGACTTATCGCCCTATAAAATGGAAAGATATCGTTATCCTACTGCGTTCTGTTCAAGATAAAGCTAAGATATTAGCTGATGTACTTCGCGAAGATAATATTCCTGTATATGCCACTATTGAAACGGGATATTTCCAAGAAACAGAAGTTCGCATCATGCTTTCATTATTGCAAATAATCGACAATCCGCAACAAGATATACCACTGACTGCGATTTTATACTCACCTATATTTAATTTCACCGTTGAAGATTTAGCTCATATCCGCCTCATCAATCCACAATTAAATATGTATGAAACTTTATTATTCATGACATCTATTAATGAGCTACAAGAACAATTACTCCCTGTAGATAAAAAAGTATTTGCTAAATTGCAGATTAAAGTAAATGATTTTCTAACTAAATTGCATTATTGGCGAGATTATGCTCGCAGTCATAGCGTACCTGAATTAATTTGGTTATTGCTCAATGATACAGGATATTATGATTATGTAGGTGGCTTACCTGAAGGCTCTGTACGCCAAGCAAATTTAAGAGCGCTCTATGATCGAGCTTTCAATTATGAGCAAACTTCTTTCCGCGGTCTTTTCCGCTTCTTGCGTTTTATCCATAAAATGCAACATATGGGAAATGATTTAGCCGTAGCTAGAAATCTAAGTGATAGTGAAGATGTAGTACGTATCATGAGTATTCATAAGAGCAAAGGTCTTGAATTTCCTTTAGTAATTCTTGCTGATATCGGCAAACAATTCAATCTCAAAGATGTTCAAGAAAGTGTTCTCTTTCATAAAAAACTCGGCTTAGGTCTTTATGTAAATGATGTCAAACATCACTATCGCTATCAAAATTTATCTCGCCAGGCTATCATTCAACAAATCGTCAAAGAGTATAAAGCAGAAGAAATGCGTATATTATATGTAGCTATGACTAGAGCTCGTGAAAAACTCATACTCACTGGTACTGTTCGCAATATGGAAAAATTTGCTCAATATGCTTGTTCTCAATTGCAAACAACGACAAAAACTCTACCTGATTATTTCATCATGCAGGCAAAATCATATTTAGATTGGCTAGCTCCTACTATTGCTCGCCATAAAGACGGCTTAGTCTTACGTCAATCAGCTACAAATGAAAGTGCTGTTTTATTAGATGATCCTTCACAATGGCAAATTTCCCTAATCAACTCATTAGATGTCACAGATAAAACTATAATTTCCACTGTAAACGAAGATATCATCAATAAAGTAAAAAAATTACAGCCATTGCCAGCTACAAAGCAAAAAGACAATATTGATAAATTATTGAATTGGTCTTATCCTCATCAAGAGGCATTATCCATTCCAGCAAAGTTATCCGTTACTGAAATCAAACAGCAATTTGCTTCAACCGATTATGCTCCTCAAGATGATAATGCTCAAACGCTATTTGAGGAAACTAGTTTTAAACGACCACAATTTTTACAAAAACAAACAAAAATGACTGCTACAGAATACGGTAGTTTGATGCATACAGTGATGCAACATTTAGATTTCCACGGAGATTTATCCGATAAAGGCATATTAGCCCAACTCCAAAATTTAGCTGATAGAGAAATAATCGATAAACAGCATATAAATAAAATCTACCGCAAAAATATCCGTGAATTTTTATTTTCACCGCTAGGCATGCGTATTCAAAAAGCAAAATCACTGCAAAGAGAATTAGCTTTTAACCGCATGATTAATGCTCAAATTTATTATCCTCAAGCCGAAGATAATGATACTATCTTTATCCAAGGTATTATCGACTTATTAGTAGAAGAAGATGATGGCTTGATTTTATTGGACTATAAAACAGATAATTGCACACAAACAGAAGCTAAGGCAAAATATGCCATGCAAATAGAACTTTATGCTCAAGCAGCCAGTGAAATCATGCGAAAACCGATTAAAGAAAAATATCTCTATCTTTTTCATGATGCTAGCTTGATAAAAATGTAG
- the yidA gene encoding sugar-phosphatase, translating into MYKLIALDMDGTLFNSDKQITDRTKETLAQARALGVKIVLASGRPLAGLQPPLQELDLIHEGEYVLSFNGALIVDAKTGEAVSKCILKGSDYKKLFKLAQELGVHCQAFSPSRGLITNETSQYTEHEASINQIDINIINPLTDITDEEDIIKVMFIDPPEILDEAIAKLPTWIKEDFNVFKSAPFFLEITHKDVDKGAGLLHLADYLNIKQSETMACGDQGNDYTMIKAAGLGVAMENGIDKVKAIADYVTDTNDNDGVAKAIEKFVLNK; encoded by the coding sequence ATGTATAAATTAATAGCCCTTGATATGGACGGCACTTTATTTAATTCTGACAAACAAATCACTGATAGAACAAAAGAAACTTTGGCTCAAGCTAGAGCTTTAGGTGTAAAAATTGTCCTCGCTTCTGGTAGACCACTTGCTGGACTTCAACCACCACTTCAAGAATTAGATTTAATTCATGAAGGCGAATATGTTTTAAGCTTCAATGGTGCTTTAATCGTTGATGCAAAAACTGGTGAAGCAGTATCTAAATGTATTTTAAAAGGCTCAGATTATAAAAAATTATTTAAATTAGCTCAAGAATTAGGTGTGCATTGCCAAGCCTTCTCTCCTAGTCGTGGCTTAATCACTAACGAAACTAGCCAATATACAGAACATGAAGCTAGTATCAATCAAATTGATATCAATATCATCAATCCTTTAACAGATATCACAGATGAAGAAGATATCATCAAAGTTATGTTCATTGATCCACCAGAAATTTTAGATGAAGCTATCGCTAAACTTCCTACATGGATTAAAGAAGATTTCAATGTATTTAAAAGCGCTCCTTTCTTCTTAGAAATCACTCATAAAGATGTAGATAAAGGTGCTGGATTATTACATCTTGCTGATTATTTAAATATCAAACAATCCGAAACTATGGCATGTGGCGACCAAGGCAATGATTACACTATGATTAAAGCTGCCGGTCTTGGCGTTGCTATGGAAAACGGCATTGATAAAGTAAAAGCTATCGCCGATTATGTAACTGATACAAACGATAATGATGGTGTAGCTAAAGCCATTGAAAAATTTGTTTTAAATAAGTAA
- a CDS encoding AtpZ/AtpI family protein codes for MAPKSTWETFTFVSGIGFHFVITIGVCIFLGQKADIYFDSTPIFTLIGIILGVITAVYTAYRKIKDVNKS; via the coding sequence ATGGCACCAAAATCAACTTGGGAAACTTTTACCTTTGTATCTGGCATTGGTTTTCACTTTGTAATCACTATTGGCGTTTGTATTTTCTTGGGGCAAAAAGCTGATATCTACTTTGACTCTACACCTATTTTCACGTTAATTGGCATCATCTTAGGTGTAATCACCGCTGTTTACACTGCTTATAGAAAAATCAAAGATGTCAATAAATCTTAA
- a CDS encoding RluA family pseudouridine synthase — protein MIKYIVKADVKEQLAKDYLKRHENISSTLWKKIKRQDEFFVNGQKVRATQAIVKPNDIIEYNLPVTSKVEAIQIPLNIVFEDDYFLVVDKIAGMLTHPLTFENTQTLANGVMYHFAKTNQNVGCHPLYRLDRNTSGLVVFAKMPQLQHQLANNHQKFQRYYYALVHGKLSQKEGQINAPIGRKKDSIILHEVNDEGKYAITNYRVIKEFENYSLIKLWLETGRTHQIRVHMSYLGHPLLGDDLYGGKLNLISRHALHAYKLKFNHPFTHEEICISSPMPDDMAKLIID, from the coding sequence ATGATTAAATATATCGTCAAAGCAGATGTCAAAGAGCAATTAGCTAAAGATTACTTAAAACGCCATGAAAATATATCTTCTACATTATGGAAAAAAATCAAGCGACAAGATGAATTTTTCGTAAATGGTCAAAAAGTTCGTGCTACACAGGCAATAGTAAAACCAAACGACATCATTGAATACAATCTTCCTGTAACTTCCAAAGTAGAAGCTATACAAATACCCTTAAATATTGTCTTTGAAGATGATTATTTCTTAGTCGTGGATAAAATAGCTGGTATGCTCACTCACCCATTGACATTTGAAAATACTCAAACTCTAGCTAATGGCGTGATGTATCATTTTGCTAAAACTAATCAAAATGTAGGCTGTCATCCACTTTATCGTCTTGATAGAAATACTTCTGGCCTCGTCGTTTTTGCTAAAATGCCACAATTACAACATCAATTAGCCAATAACCACCAAAAATTTCAAAGATATTACTATGCATTAGTTCATGGAAAACTCTCACAAAAAGAAGGGCAGATAAATGCACCTATTGGCAGAAAAAAAGATAGTATCATTCTGCATGAAGTCAATGATGAAGGCAAATATGCCATCACCAATTATCGCGTAATCAAAGAATTTGAAAATTATTCTTTAATCAAGCTATGGCTAGAAACAGGGCGAACACATCAAATACGTGTGCATATGTCTTATCTTGGTCATCCATTATTAGGAGATGACCTCTATGGTGGTAAATTAAATTTAATATCTCGCCATGCCCTTCATGCTTATAAATTAAAATTCAATCATCCTTTTACCCATGAAGAAATTTGTATCTCCAGTCCCATGCCAGATGATATGGCAAAATTAATCATAGATTAG